In Flavobacteriales bacterium, the genomic window CGAAAAAAAATCTCCGCGTCTCTGCGGTAAAAGAAGAAGAGGAATAACCGCGCCTTTGCGGTAAAAACAACAGAATGAAACCAGATTTTAAAGACACCGAATTCTATCTCCGTACTGTAGAATTGGAATCGACCGAGGCGGGCGAGTATTTCGAAACGCCAGAAGGCATTCCGGTTACGGCAGATAATTACCCTGTAGAGATTGAAGACCTCGAACACATCGATTTCGTATCGGGCGCTGCGCCATTCTTGCGTGGGCCTTACGCTTCGATGTACGTCAGTCGCCCGTGGACCATCCGCCAGTATGCGGGCTTCTCTACCGCTGAAGAAAGCAATGCCTTCTACCGTAAGAACCTTGCCGCAGGGCAGAAAGGACTATCGGTTGCCTTCGATCTGGCCACGCACCGAGGGTACGATTCTGATCATGAGAAAGTAGTGGGCGATGTGGGGAAAGCAGGCGTAGCCATCGATACTGTGGAGGATATGAAGATCCTCTTCGATCAGATTCCTTTGGGCGAAATGACGGTTTCCATGACCATGAACGGGGCGGTGCTACCGATCATGGCATTTTACATCGTTGCGGCCGAAGAGCAGGGCGTCTCGCCAGAGCACTTGGCAGGAACCATCCAGAACGACATCCTCAAGGAGTTTATGGTGAGGAATACCTACATCTATCCGCCTGCGCCAAGCATGCGCATCGTGGGTGATATTTTTAAATATGCTGCCGAGAAGATGCCACAGTTCAACAGCATCAGCGTATCGGGCTACCACATGCACGAAGCAGGAGCCACGGCCGATATTGAGTTAGCATACACGCTTGCAGATGGATTAGAATACATCCGAACGGGCTTGGCTGCTGGCTTGAACATCGATGATTTCGCACCGCGCATCAGTTTCTTTTGGGGCATCGGCATGAACTTCTTTATGGAGATTGCCAAAATGCGTGCTGGAAGAATGCTGTGGGCCAAACTTGTGAAGCAATTCAATCCGAAACTGGAGAAAAGCATGGCGTTGAGAACGCATTGCCAAACTTCAGGTTGGAGCCTCACGGAGCAGGACCCTTACAATAATGTGGTTCGAACGAATATAGAAGCGATGGCGGCCGTTTTCGGTGGCACACAATCGCTGCACACCAATTCCTTGGATGAGGCCATTGCTTTGCCAACCGACTACTCGGCACGGATAGCGCGTAATACCCAACTTTTTATTCAGAACGAGACGGATATCTGCAAAAGCATAGATGCTTGGGGAGGTTCTTACTATGTGGAGAAACTGACCAATGAACTCTGCGAGAAAGCGTGGGCTTTGATTGAGGAAGTAGAGGAATTGGGAGGCATGGCAAAGGCCATCGAAACCGGTCTTCCGAAAATGAGAATTGAAGAAGTTGCTGCGCGAAAGCAAGCACGCATAGATAGTGGGGAAGAGGTGATCGTTGGGGTCAATCGCTATCAGTTGGAAGAAGAGACGGAAATGGATATCCGCGAGGTGGACAACAACGCAGTGCGCGAAGGCCAATTGAAACGCTTGGCAGAAGTAAAAGCAAAACGCAATCAGGCAGACGTAGAAGCCGCACTGAGTGCGCTTACCAATTGCGCCAAAACCGGCAACGGAAATCTCTTGGAATTAGCGGTGGATGCAGCACGCAAGCGCGCCACCTTAGGTGAGATTTCTGACGCGATGGAAGCGGAATTCGGGCGATACAAAGCGGTGATCCGTTCCATTTCGGGAGTATATTCGAGCGCAGTGAAAAAGAACGAAGACTTTATAGCGGCTCAGGAAGCTGCTGATGCATTTGCAGAGCAGGAGGGAAGACGTCCACGTATTCTGGTTGCCAAAATGGGGCAGGACGGTCACGACCGTGGTGCTAAGGTTATTGCCACTTCCTTTGCCGATATTGGCTTTGATGTGGATCTAGGTCCGCTATTCCAAACCCCTAAGGAAGTAGCCAAACAAGCCATCGAGAATGATGTTCATATCGTTGGGGTGAGTTCGCTGGCCGGCGGGCACAAGACACTCGTTCCAGCAGTTATCCAAGAGCTGAAAAACTACGGACGCGAAGACATCATGGTGGTGGCAGGTGGCGTCATCCCGCATCAGGATTACGATTTTCTCTACGACAATGGCGTGGCATTCATATTCGGCCCAGGAACGGTGATTGCTAAGGCAGCAAAAGAGATATTGAGAAAATTATCTTAAAGCAATTTAAAAGTAGGTGAATTGAGTTTGAATTCCTTGTCAATCTGAATTTCATAGTTTTACCTCGTACCTCAATTTGTTTCCATGAAGAGAATAGCCATACTCGTTGATTTCAGCTCTATTTGTGCCAAAGCCTTGGAATTTGGAGCCAGCATTGCAGCTAAAGCACAGGCCGATGTGGTGCTTGTACACGTGACCGAAGCTACCGATGAGCAGACCTTAAAGGCGCTTGAAGAAAAGTTATCTGGCATGCATGTGGCCATTGCCGGGAAGGTGCTGAACAGTAAGAACCATGTGGCTTCGGGTTCATTCTTCTCGGTTATTCCATCTGTAATTGCTGATTTGAAGGTAGATCTGGTGGTAGTACCGACCCACGGGAAGGTGGGCATTGCACAGCACTTGCTTGGGGCCAATATCCTGAAATTAGTGAAAACCTTGCCTGTGCCTGCATTGGTTGTTCAGGCCGAAAGCGTTCTGAACGATGCAACTTTCAAAACCCTTCTGTTCCCCGTAGGGCCGAACAAGCATTTTGATGTGAAATACAAGCAAACAGCCAAGTTTGCCAAGATCTATGGTAGCACGGTTGTGGTGTACACAGTTCGTAACGACATCCGCGGAATTTCGGATGAGTTGAGAGCCAACATCACCGATTCCATGGCATATTTTGAATCGGTAGGCGTGAAGTGTGAAGAGGTGGCTGAAGAACCGACCAGCTTCTCTGCCGGCTACGCCAAGCACATTCTCCACTATGCCAAGACAAGCGGAGCTGGTACCATCTGCATCATGTCGTTGGTGGCAGACGACCAAGGCTATATCGGAAACAACGATAAGGAGAACATTCTGCTCAATACCATGGCGCTGCCTGTTTTCTGCGCCAACCTCTAAGCTTTCCGTTCTAATAAAGGCAATTCTGTAAGTCCCGAAAGGCGGACAGAACGCCTATTCCCCAAATTATTACACCTTTTCCGCTTTCAGCTACAGTTGTACATCGGTCTGAAAGGATGCGCTTGGGTGTTCTCAACTTCGTGATACGTTAACTCATTAATCACTCAAAACTGTATCATGAAAAAAATGTACTCTTTACTCGCCAGTGCAGCCCTGCTGCTTATGGGATACACAGGT contains:
- the scpA gene encoding methylmalonyl-CoA mutase, yielding MKPDFKDTEFYLRTVELESTEAGEYFETPEGIPVTADNYPVEIEDLEHIDFVSGAAPFLRGPYASMYVSRPWTIRQYAGFSTAEESNAFYRKNLAAGQKGLSVAFDLATHRGYDSDHEKVVGDVGKAGVAIDTVEDMKILFDQIPLGEMTVSMTMNGAVLPIMAFYIVAAEEQGVSPEHLAGTIQNDILKEFMVRNTYIYPPAPSMRIVGDIFKYAAEKMPQFNSISVSGYHMHEAGATADIELAYTLADGLEYIRTGLAAGLNIDDFAPRISFFWGIGMNFFMEIAKMRAGRMLWAKLVKQFNPKLEKSMALRTHCQTSGWSLTEQDPYNNVVRTNIEAMAAVFGGTQSLHTNSLDEAIALPTDYSARIARNTQLFIQNETDICKSIDAWGGSYYVEKLTNELCEKAWALIEEVEELGGMAKAIETGLPKMRIEEVAARKQARIDSGEEVIVGVNRYQLEEETEMDIREVDNNAVREGQLKRLAEVKAKRNQADVEAALSALTNCAKTGNGNLLELAVDAARKRATLGEISDAMEAEFGRYKAVIRSISGVYSSAVKKNEDFIAAQEAADAFAEQEGRRPRILVAKMGQDGHDRGAKVIATSFADIGFDVDLGPLFQTPKEVAKQAIENDVHIVGVSSLAGGHKTLVPAVIQELKNYGREDIMVVAGGVIPHQDYDFLYDNGVAFIFGPGTVIAKAAKEILRKLS
- a CDS encoding universal stress protein, whose amino-acid sequence is MKRIAILVDFSSICAKALEFGASIAAKAQADVVLVHVTEATDEQTLKALEEKLSGMHVAIAGKVLNSKNHVASGSFFSVIPSVIADLKVDLVVVPTHGKVGIAQHLLGANILKLVKTLPVPALVVQAESVLNDATFKTLLFPVGPNKHFDVKYKQTAKFAKIYGSTVVVYTVRNDIRGISDELRANITDSMAYFESVGVKCEEVAEEPTSFSAGYAKHILHYAKTSGAGTICIMSLVADDQGYIGNNDKENILLNTMALPVFCANL